A window of Miscanthus floridulus cultivar M001 chromosome 12, ASM1932011v1, whole genome shotgun sequence genomic DNA:
taatcggcggaagatagagaatagtaagtaaataacagcatgtatatttcTCACAGCGAGGTTTGAGCAAAGAGTTTGCTCGAAAAGAAGTGCAGATGCCGCGTAGTCGAAGTTGTGCGTCCcgaagtcgatggagggcgcccctccgatgggtgccgggatgtgagcctcctcacggaggtgtagtacgccaagtCGGTCagtgatgaagtccaggctttcgaagaggaaggtctgggatggctcgaagacgggtggaacccgcatcccaaccgGTGGGGGAGTAGGAAACTCGAGCGAGCCGAATCgtatcgtatcgcctgagcccgccacggcgagaGTGGTAGAAAAgttggccatccgatgaccaaaaagtgttgaacgtacatcgtcctccccacggacggcgctaactatcggtgcagaaagtgaccaacacgtaaatatttgtagttttaccgtacattgtgatcggaggtggcctagcactcaatgacacagggtttatactggttcaagcaacgcgccctacgtccagtttgagtcagtcggtgactttattcctgagcctaggtgctcgaagtttgcagtggggttacaaacgagagggagaaagatagggtgtacaagaggtccggtcggctccggtcgaagggccgagagcgatagtagctccgctatgagctaagtgttcaagcgtgtgcttgacgtccgaacctggtggttctgtggttgtgagctagtgaacttggtcgatctagATTAACTTGTATCGATTTGAATCAACTgggtctattgggagagagcgcatccccttttatagatgaaggggatggccttagaaatgagagggagagagtacgaatgcttctaagccttgttgcccacgtcgacgggtataggatgatggtaggcacccgcaacactgtaggatgtcagatgcacatgtgAGGTTCCGTCGTCCTTGTTTGGGTATGGTAGATAtcggtacctgcatatactgttgatgcccagaggcatgtgaggagtttcaccatgtgcactcggtacggtaaattccggcgctcacaacactgtcgatgcccagaggcatgtggggggaaccttaccgtatgggagtttaatggcacccacaatactgtatggaaaatataggctcctacaacactgtttgtgttagggcggttgcagagtaccattccgtgcagggtatggtccctggtaccgtggtttgacttatgcgccttgtcttgcttttctccgcacgtctcctagtccctaccgagcgggcgtccccggtcggtttatcccagtcggctctgatcgtgccagctggagaagagcggtgagcaggggccGGGCGTATCCCGGTCGGAGAGTGCAGGGTTGGAGTCGGAAACGGtgcttttggctaggccttccggtcgaagaggccgtccggagACGGGCTGGCGACCGAATCGAgcactccggtcggagaggtggccggagtcggaaaacgggcgctgttcctcctcggcctgaccttctggtcagagattggatcactcctccggtctgtcgtttaggtatttgggccggtccATGAGTTACGTGTTGTCTGCCTGGGCCGAGTTTTTGCAGAGAAgtcggtccacgagggacccgaGTTTACGAACCCGACAAGTGGTGTGGGGCGTGGAGCAGCTGTTGTGGCGTCTCACCTCACCTCATCGGCTAATCCACCAGCAGTCGCTCACCTCCCTCTCAAAACGATTGATGGCGGCCTTTGGCGAATGGCCATCGACGGGCTCACCCGCTTGTAGGATTCAGAAAGAGACCAGGACAAGGAGCGACGCCTTCTTGGCAGCCGCGCAGACGGGGCACGCGTCCACGGCGGCCTCGCACACGCGGCACAGGCACAGGTGCCGGCACGGGAGCAGCAGCACGCACGCCTCACCTCCACCACACGCCTTGCACGCTCCCTTCGCCACCCTGTGGTCCGCGGCCGGCGGAGCCTCGAAGCAGCACGACCGCGCGTCCTCGCCCTCGCTCTCGCCCTCGCAGGCCGCGCAGGCGGGCGACTGGTGGAGGAGCTGGTCGAGAGAGGCGCGGAGGCCGGCGGCCACGGCCTCGTGGCTCCTCGCGACGCCCATCCACGCCTGGCACTCCGCGCCCAGCTGCCGGGCCTTCTCCTCCAGCTCCGCGTTGCGCCGCAGCGCGCGGTCCAGCTCGGACTCCGCCGCGCGCATCCGCCCCGTCGCTGTTCGCGCCACGGCGGACACCAGCGCCCGGGCGTGTCTCCGCCACGCCGACTCCAGCGCCGCGCGCATCCTCTCGCTCTGCACAACACCGAACGAACCACAACCATATACAGCAGATCAGGCACGGTTCCACGGAATCAGCAAGTCGATTGATTCCGATCAATCACCAGCACGTACCTCGATTCCTATCAGCGCGTCGATCTCCCTCCCGCTTATGAACGCCACCGCGCCGGAACCCATCACGGTCCGGGCTGTCATGGGTAGCTGCGGCAGCCCCTGCATCACCACCGACGGGGGCAGAGCCACGCGTTGCTCCTCCAAGAGACCCCCGGACGGCGTCATGCGCGCCCGCTTCCTCGGCAAGAAAACGTGGCCGAAGTTAAGCTCGCTGCCCGGGAAGTCGCTGAGCAGCGGCGTGTCCCCGATCCCCGCCGCCGGCGACGTTGGCACGCACCCCGTGTGCTCGTCCAAGAACAGGGAGCCGCCCCTCGATAGGAAGTCGTCGTGGTAGTGGTGCCGCGCTTGCATGGCCATGGCAAACGCAAGGGCCACGCAAGAGGGAACGTACGCAAGGAAGAACTTTGAAGTGCGGGCAAGTGAGAATGAATATGGGTACGATGCACTAATGGTTGCAGGCGCGGCGGCTTATATACACATTACAACGCAGAGCcaagttagggttagggaacAAATGAGCGACCGTGGCGTTGGGAGTTCTAAAATTCCACCACCTAAACCGTATGGGAAAGACTAGCGCCCAGACATCCGGACGGTTGCGCGTGCCCGGACGCCTACGCCTGCTCCGCCCTGGTCACTCATCTCACGCATGCAGTCCATTTTCCCACACTTGGCCCGCGTCGCCCCGAACGTCACCAGCATCGGGAaagaggggagggggggggggggggggggggggggggaggaggcgGATGCCCGGCCGGcgctgggaggaggaggagacaccaagGCGAGGCAACGAAtagcgaggagggagatgcaacacctgatctacttttaaaatatctagatgcaacacttgcaacatacgtccaaagacagataaaacacttgaaatatgcatctaaaacacttaaaaaaacacctgaaaaacacttgaaaaaccatgtaaaacatatacaacatccagataaaatacttacaacatatgtgtgaaatatatgcaacatccaaataaacacacttgcaacgtacgtctggacaaacagctgaaacattaggaacaaaagcttgcaacatacgtgtacaaccattgcaacatatacaacatcctgatctacttttgcagcatctacatgaaacacttgtaacatctagatgaaacatctgaaacaattgaaacaacTCTTGCAATATGCGTTTTTCAGCGTGCAATGTCTCCTTGCCGCTTGAACGAATCGCGGAGGTCTATGGCGGTGCATGGAGCTCACCGGTGTGCCCTTGGACGaggacactactacacaaactttactggaggcgggcattttcgattttccgcggcgggcaaagccgtctgccgcggcctagaggccacggtaaatcgtggcttaaccgcggcgggcggtgtaacgtgcccgccgcggtaaatatacttttaccacggcgggcacgttaggatgcccgctgcggttaatcattttcaaaaaacaaaaaaaaatcaagagCCCGCCGGTGAGCCCGTTCTCGAGCCCACTGGCGAGCCCACCGGCGACGGATCCGGGCTTCCCACGGCCGCAACCACCTCGCCAGTCGCTCGCAGGGGACCATGCCGACGCCTCCTCGCGGATCCCGCCGCGCCATGGTGGAGGGAGGCCGCCGCGCCGATGCGTCCTCGCCCGCCATGGTGGAGATCCACCGCCGGATCCGGTCGCTCCACCGCCAGATCCACGGAGGAGGAGGGTGCAGCCGCCAGATCCGTGGGGGaggaggtcgccgccgccggatccgtggaggaagaggtcgccgtcgccggatctagagagaggaagagggaggagtgagggagctggagagaggaagagggagatggagaggaagagggagatgaactcactggatttgaaaccctagccccgcgccgtcgtcgttcatggaggatccgtgggggaggaggagggcgcagCC
This region includes:
- the LOC136497563 gene encoding probable BOI-related E3 ubiquitin-protein ligase 3 produces the protein MAMQARHHYHDDFLSRGGSLFLDEHTGCVPTSPAAGIGDTPLLSDFPGSELNFGHVFLPRKRARMTPSGGLLEEQRVALPPSVVMQGLPQLPMTARTVMGSGAVAFISGREIDALIGIESERMRAALESAWRRHARALVSAVARTATGRMRAAESELDRALRRNAELEEKARQLGAECQAWMGVARSHEAVAAGLRASLDQLLHQSPACAACEGESEGEDARSCCFEAPPAADHRVAKGACKACGGGEACVLLLPCRHLCLCRVCEAAVDACPVCAAAKKASLLVLVSF